A stretch of DNA from Mucilaginibacter daejeonensis:
AACTTCTTTGGCGGCCGTGACCACTCTACCGTGATCTATGCCTGCCAAACCGTAGAGGACCTGATCGACACTGATAAAAAATTTAAAGGGTATGTTACTGATATTCAGAAAAAGCTGAAAATGTCGTAACTTGCTCGTGTAAAACGCCTTTTACTAACCAACTATAACCGAAGCCCTGCCACTCCCCGTGTGCAGGGCTTTATTCTTTACCGGTCACGCTCCTATATACCTCAATGGTATTGTTCACACAATCTTCCATGCTGAATTGGCTTAGCCGCTGCGTGCCTTGTTGAATGAGTTGCCCACGGAGCGTTCCATCTTGCAGTACGTTGCTGATAGCGGTGCGCATGCTATCGGCACTGGCCGGGTCAAAATAGGCAGCCGCCTCGCCTGCTACCTCTGGCAGCGCAGTGGTGTTACTGCACACCACCGGGCATTGGTTGGCAAAGGCCTCCAGCACCGGTAACCCGAAACCTTCCTGCTTGGATGGAAAAGCGAATAATAACGCCTGGCTGTACAATTGCGTTAGTTGCTCATCGGTCACGTTCATCTGCGTTAGCTGCTTATCGATATTCAACTTGGCAAATAATGCTGATTCCTCTTCGCTGAACTTGCCGCCACCGGCGCAGATCAGGTGCAGGCTGGGGTCCTGTTGAAGCAAAGGGGCAATGGCGTTCACGAAAGGAGTGAAGTTCTTATAGTGCCAGCGTTCGCCTACATATAATATATAGCGTTCGGGGAGTTGGAGCTTGTCGCCGCTATCAGCAATGGTGGGTATGTGGCCATGGTGAACCACCTTTATCTTAGGTTCCAGTTCAGGATAGAAGTGCAGGATATCCTGTTTGGTATGCTCCGATATGGCGATGACCGCGGCGGCCTTATCCATCAGTAGTTTTTTACGGCGAATGATCTCCTGCGCGGTATGGTCGAACAGCTCTGGATACAGCTCGTAGATCATATCATGCAGCGTCACCACAAAGGGCTTGCGGCAGTACTTGATAAAATACGGGTCGTAATAAGTAGGGTGGAACACATCGTGGTCGCTCAGGCGCAGCATCCAGCGCGAATACCGGCGATTCCATTTGAAGGCCTTGTCCTTGTTATCACCAAAAAGGCTTTTGCCTATACCGGCCAGCGGCAAGCTGTCCTTATCGATGTACTCGTTCTGGCTATAAAGCGTGGCTATCCGGCTGCTGACGCCCGGCGTGGCATTAAAGCCTGCGTTCAGGTTGGCAAAGTACCGCGATATGCCGCCGTACCGTTGCATCGAAAAGGTTTGATGGTCGATCAGGATCTTCATGCAAATACCTCGTCCAATAGCTTGTAGCTTACGCCCGTCTCAAAATACTGGCTGAACAGGCGTTGAGCCAGCTGCTGCTGTTGTTGATATAGTTCAGGGTCGTTAAGCAGGCTGACGATCAGTTGGGCATAGCCCGCCGGATCATTGCTCACCAGACAGCCATTATCGATCTTGTTGGGCAAGCCATCGGTACCGTAAGTGGTGCATACGACGGGTAGCCCGTATGATAAAGCCTCGATCACCTTAACTTTTACCCCGGTTCCGCTCAGCATCGGGCAAAGCGCGATCTTGGCCTGGCTGTAATAGCTATCCAAATTTTCGGCAAAAGCTATCTGCTCAATGGCTAATCCTTTAGGCAAATGTTTATTGATGCTGCCGATCACACATATCCTGATCCCCTTAGGCAATAGCGGGTACACTTGCCCGAAGAACCAATCGGCCGCTTTTTGGTTATGCACGTTATCGCTTGCCACATAGATGAGGTCGATCGGGCGTTGTTCTAAGGGTAGCTGCAATCGCTGAGGGGTATCCATCATCATGGGCACCAATCGCACCTGCGTTTTACAGAACTGCCCGAACACGTAACGCTCCTCGGCCGATATGGCCCAAACCTCGTCAAAAGCGTTCAGCCTTTTCACCTCATCGTTCAGGGTTGCGCCCAGGTCGAACCCGCGTTTGTATTTGAATTGTGCTGTAATAAAGTCGTGGGTGTCCATGATCAGCCGTGCGTTACCGGTCAATTGCTTGGTGCTCACCAGGTCGGCGTAGTAGATGTAGCTGATAATGATGGCATCGTACTGCTCCTGTTTCAATACGCCTTCAAAAGCTTTTTTGAGCTTTAAGGTCATGAACGTAGGAATGCTCGAACTTGACGGGAAGGTGAACAGGTAGTAGATAAGGTCCCAAAGCTTGTACCGCAAAAAATACCACACCGAGTTGCTTTTACCAGGTTTGCGCGGCAGTAAATGAACTTGGCGGGCCAGGCCGGATCGTTGCAAGAGGTCGGTCACCTGCTGGTCGGTATATTGCTGGTCGCCGGTCTCATTGCGGATGCCGGCAAAGTCGACCGTTATGCCCCGTTGCCTGAAATACCGCAGCAGATACATGGCCCGCGTAATGTTCCCGGCGTTTTGCCGGCCCATGTTGTCGGGGAAAAAATAAAGAACTTTTTTCATCTGCTTTGGTGCCGAGGCATCTGTTTGGTCAAATCGTTACTTTTGCAGCAATAGGTTGCCTGTTCATGGGCAAATATACATTCTCTGTTATTAATTATAGATGTTACTCCAGGGCGACGCCGCAAAGATCGATCACACTAACAAGCCTACCGTATCGGTGGTGATCGTGACCTATAATGCATCGGCTACGTTGCAGGCCTGCCTGGATAGTATCTATCAGCAGCAGTACCCAGCCATCGAGATCGTGGTGATCGACGGACAAAGTACTGATGCCACCGTCGAATTGCTTAGAGCTAACGACCAGCACATCCATTACTGGCGCAGCGAGAAGGACGCCGGTATATACGATGCCATGAACAAGGCCCTAAAGTATATTAAAGGTGACTGGGTATACTTTTTGGGTGCCGATGACACCTTACTGCCCGGCTTTTCGGGACTGGCTGCCGAACTGAAAGACCCCTCGGTTATTTACTACGGCCGTGTACAGACCTTTGGCGGACCCACCTTCCCGGTCAACGCCTATCAATTTGCCAAGATCGGGATATGCCACCAAGCCATGATCTACCCTAAAAGCGTGTTCGATCATCACAGATTTGATGTGCGGTACCGCATCTCGGCCGACTATGCCTTTAATATTCCGTTGTTCCAGGGGAATGAATATCACTTTGAGTTCCGTGACCATTTGGTGGCCAACTTTAACCATACAGGGGTATCAAGCCTAAATACTGATACTGCCTTTGAGGCCGACCGTAGCAAAATGGTGTTAAAGTACTTTGGGATAAAGATCTGGCTGCGTTTCCAGTTCTGGCGGGCCAAGCGGAAGAAGAATTAATATTAGGGTCAGCCTTTTAATAGTTCATCATACAAGGCCGTGTATTTCTTGGCCGCGTTCTCCCACGAAAAGGTCTCGGCATGTGCCATGATCGCTGCGGACATGTCCTGCTTGCGGTACTGACGCATACCTTCAGCAAATATTTGCTGCATATGTGCTGGTTCGAAGTTGTCGAAGTACCAGGCCATGTTGCCGCCAACCTCTGGTAAGGAGGTGTATTTAGATAAGAATACCGGCTTGCCAAAATACATTGCCTCGATCACCGGCAACCCAAAACCTTCGGTACGTGACGGGAAAACGAAGGCTTCGCAATTCTGATAGTACCAGGCCTTATCCTCCTCGCTGATCGTGCCGGCAATGGTCACACGGTCGGCACAATTATGCTTTTGCGCTTCCTGTATGATGATGTCTTTGTGCAGGGTCTCAGGGCCTGCGATCACCAGTTCCAGCTCATTGTCTTGCAACAACGCAGGTATGTAATGAAAGCCTTTTTGGGGAGATAGTAAACCAATGGTGAATATAAATGGTCGTTTGGGGCGATACATAGGTTCATGACCTTGTGGGGTCACCAATTTATCGGCCCCGTTGTGGATCACGCTGATCTTGCCTTTGGCAGCAGGGCAATACTTCAATATATCGTTAGCTACAAATTGAGATATCGTGACCACCCTATCGCATTGTGAAATATACTTGTTGATCTTGTTCACATGCGCCCTGATGCGCCATGGTTTGCTTTTATTAAGATGTACCTTATTAATGTCGTGTATGGTAAGTACCTTCTTGGCGTTCACCATGCCAGGCTTCAGGCGGCAGCGTTGATCGGTGAAGTGTACCAGGTCGAACCCATTGCGCTGCGGAAAGTACAGATTATGCAGCTTGTTGACCGGCAGTACCGCTACACTGGTATCGAATTGGTACTGCGTATTCCTGAACAGGTAATAAGTAAGCTGATAGCGACCAGCATTCTGGCTCACTAATGCATTGCCCAAACCTTTCCCAAAGGAAAAGTAACCCGAGTTAGGGTTCAGCATCGAATCGAAGGTGACTAATACAGAGGGTTGGGCCATAGCTTAGAGCAAAAATAACAAAACCATGCTATTTCATTGTTATAGCATGGTTTTGCGGTATCAGGAGGTTTAATGAACTGTTAGCTGTTCATGATCTCTTCAATATGGTCGGCCTCGATCGGTATACCGGCCATCAGGTCGATGTTACCATTCTCGGTGATCAGGATGTTGTTCTCTAAACGGATACCCAGGCTTTCTTCCTTAATATATATACCCGGCTCACAGGTGAGGATGTTGCCTACCTCAAATGCTTTGTGGCGGCTGGCAAAGTCGTGCACATCTATGCCCAAGTGGTGCGAGGTGCCGTGCATAAAGTACTTTTTATAGGCAGGCATCTTAGGATCTTGCTTCTCCACATCGTGACGGTCCAATAGGCCCAGACCGATCAGTTCGCTGGTCATCAGCTTGCCCACCTCCACATGGTACTCGTTCCATATGGTCCCGGCCTGCAGCATCTCTATCGAGCCTTTCATTACTCTCAGCACCGCATCATATACCTGGCGCTGGCGTGGGCTATAACGGCCATTCACCGGTATGGAGCGGCTCATATCAGCATTATAGTTGGCATACTCGGCCGCCCAGTCGAACAGCACTACATCGCCATCCTTACAGATCTGGTTGTTATCGTTATAATGGAGCACGATCGCGTTATAGCCCGAAGCAATGATCGGGTTATAGGCATGGCCCGTTGCACGCTGGCGCAGGAACTCATGAATGATCTCGGCCTCGATCTCATATTCGGCCACACCCGGCTTCACAAATTTGAGCACCCTGATAAAGGCATCGCGGGTTATGTCGCAGGCTTTTTGAGTGAGCTCGATCTCAATGGGCGATTTCACTACACGCAGGTCGCGCATGATCAGGGCCGCGCGTTCGTATTTATGTAATGGGTACTTGCTGCGGAGGTCCTCTAAAAAGCGCAGGTCACGGTAAGGCACGCCCGGTAAAAAGCGATCATTCTCGTTGGTATTGACGTAAATGTGTTCAGCATAGTGGACGATCGCATGGAAAATGCTCTGAAAATCGTCTAACCAGCGTATATTTTCAATGCCTGAGGCTTTCCTGGCCTCTTCCATGGTGTATTTATGTCCTTCCCAAATGGCGATGTGTTCACTGGTCTGTCTTAAAAAAAGTACTTCCCTGTATAGGGGATCAGGACAATCAGGGAACAGCAGTAAAATAGTTTGCTCCTGATCAATGCCCGACAAGTAAAAAAGATCGGCGTTCTGCTTGAACAAATAGTTCTGGTCGCCGCTGCGTGTGTACTCATCGTTGGCGTTCAGAACAGCCACAGAATGAGGTTTTAGTCGTGAAACGAAATTTTTTCTATTGTTAATAAATAAGTTGTTGTCAATAGTGGGATATTTCATTTTTTAAAGATTAGAAGTTTTTTGAAAACAAATTTTTGCATTTATTTGTCTCCTGTATTAGTAAAATTGGAACAGTGTTTGGTGAAGACGAAGCATAAGTACTAATTTTATCAAGTAATCACAATTAAAATTGTTTAATCTTAAAACTATGAACTATTCTACATTAAAGAA
This window harbors:
- a CDS encoding glycosyltransferase family 4 protein gives rise to the protein MKILIDHQTFSMQRYGGISRYFANLNAGFNATPGVSSRIATLYSQNEYIDKDSLPLAGIGKSLFGDNKDKAFKWNRRYSRWMLRLSDHDVFHPTYYDPYFIKYCRKPFVVTLHDMIYELYPELFDHTAQEIIRRKKLLMDKAAAVIAISEHTKQDILHFYPELEPKIKVVHHGHIPTIADSGDKLQLPERYILYVGERWHYKNFTPFVNAIAPLLQQDPSLHLICAGGGKFSEEESALFAKLNIDKQLTQMNVTDEQLTQLYSQALLFAFPSKQEGFGLPVLEAFANQCPVVCSNTTALPEVAGEAAAYFDPASADSMRTAISNVLQDGTLRGQLIQQGTQRLSQFSMEDCVNNTIEVYRSVTGKE
- a CDS encoding glycosyltransferase, encoding MKKVLYFFPDNMGRQNAGNITRAMYLLRYFRQRGITVDFAGIRNETGDQQYTDQQVTDLLQRSGLARQVHLLPRKPGKSNSVWYFLRYKLWDLIYYLFTFPSSSSIPTFMTLKLKKAFEGVLKQEQYDAIIISYIYYADLVSTKQLTGNARLIMDTHDFITAQFKYKRGFDLGATLNDEVKRLNAFDEVWAISAEERYVFGQFCKTQVRLVPMMMDTPQRLQLPLEQRPIDLIYVASDNVHNQKAADWFFGQVYPLLPKGIRICVIGSINKHLPKGLAIEQIAFAENLDSYYSQAKIALCPMLSGTGVKVKVIEALSYGLPVVCTTYGTDGLPNKIDNGCLVSNDPAGYAQLIVSLLNDPELYQQQQQLAQRLFSQYFETGVSYKLLDEVFA
- a CDS encoding glycosyltransferase family 2 protein translates to MLLQGDAAKIDHTNKPTVSVVIVTYNASATLQACLDSIYQQQYPAIEIVVIDGQSTDATVELLRANDQHIHYWRSEKDAGIYDAMNKALKYIKGDWVYFLGADDTLLPGFSGLAAELKDPSVIYYGRVQTFGGPTFPVNAYQFAKIGICHQAMIYPKSVFDHHRFDVRYRISADYAFNIPLFQGNEYHFEFRDHLVANFNHTGVSSLNTDTAFEADRSKMVLKYFGIKIWLRFQFWRAKRKKN
- a CDS encoding glycosyltransferase family 4 protein yields the protein MAQPSVLVTFDSMLNPNSGYFSFGKGLGNALVSQNAGRYQLTYYLFRNTQYQFDTSVAVLPVNKLHNLYFPQRNGFDLVHFTDQRCRLKPGMVNAKKVLTIHDINKVHLNKSKPWRIRAHVNKINKYISQCDRVVTISQFVANDILKYCPAAKGKISVIHNGADKLVTPQGHEPMYRPKRPFIFTIGLLSPQKGFHYIPALLQDNELELVIAGPETLHKDIIIQEAQKHNCADRVTIAGTISEEDKAWYYQNCEAFVFPSRTEGFGLPVIEAMYFGKPVFLSKYTSLPEVGGNMAWYFDNFEPAHMQQIFAEGMRQYRKQDMSAAIMAHAETFSWENAAKKYTALYDELLKG
- a CDS encoding aminopeptidase P N-terminal domain-containing protein, whose translation is MKYPTIDNNLFINNRKNFVSRLKPHSVAVLNANDEYTRSGDQNYLFKQNADLFYLSGIDQEQTILLLFPDCPDPLYREVLFLRQTSEHIAIWEGHKYTMEEARKASGIENIRWLDDFQSIFHAIVHYAEHIYVNTNENDRFLPGVPYRDLRFLEDLRSKYPLHKYERAALIMRDLRVVKSPIEIELTQKACDITRDAFIRVLKFVKPGVAEYEIEAEIIHEFLRQRATGHAYNPIIASGYNAIVLHYNDNNQICKDGDVVLFDWAAEYANYNADMSRSIPVNGRYSPRQRQVYDAVLRVMKGSIEMLQAGTIWNEYHVEVGKLMTSELIGLGLLDRHDVEKQDPKMPAYKKYFMHGTSHHLGIDVHDFASRHKAFEVGNILTCEPGIYIKEESLGIRLENNILITENGNIDLMAGIPIEADHIEEIMNS